Genomic DNA from Corynebacterium diphtheriae:
GCGTGGGGCGTCGACAAGCGTCTAGTTATCACCAGCCTGAATAATGTTGCGCAACATGGTGGGAAATATCACGGCATGGAAAGGAATAAGCGCTAGCCAGTACACTCTGCCAAGCAGTCCTTTGGGGAAATAAACCGCCCGCTGTCGAAGTTTATTGCCGTTTATGGTGAACTGTAGCCAAGCTTGCCCAGATGCTCTCATTTCTGCACGGAGAGTGAGTTGTTTTTCAGGGATGACTTCCTCGACTCGCCAAAAATCTACGCGGTCGCCAACTCGTAGTCGGTTGGGGTCGCGGCGCCCTCCTAAGCCGGGTCCGCCGATAGCTTTATCAATAACACCACGTACAAACCAGAGCAGCGGTGTGGAATACCAACCATGGTGTCCGCCGATGCCCTCAATTACTCGCCACACTTTAGCTGGTTCTGAACGAAAACTCTGTTCCTGAACGTCGCTATAAACGGTACGCCCTGTCCATTCCGGATCAGAAGGAAGATGATCTGTGGAAGAAAGATTTTTCCAGCTGCTGTCCCAACTAGACAGCACCCCCATGCTTTCTTGTTGGAGTGCGCGGCGCACTGAAGTGGGGTAGTCGGTGAGCCCACTCGGTGGATCAGGGATATAGTCGCGGATTGAACGGTTGGTGCATATGGCATCTTCCTGCATGGATTGTGCAAGCGGTTGTGCAAGGCTCAACGGAGCTGGAGTTATAGCTGCAATCCAGAGTCCGGAAAGGGTGTCGAAGGGGAGGGAGATTGGTAGGGACACAATGGTGCGGCGTAAGCCGCGGATCTTCCCATATAGTCGCAGAAGGTCCGCAAACGTGTAAGTATGCCCGCCTCCGATATCGAATTCTTCATTGATTGGTTTAGGTAGATCAGCAGCTTTGACGAGGTAATAGAGGGTGTCGCGGATACTAATAGGCTCAATTTTATTGTTGATCCATTGTGGTGCCACCATGATGGGGAGGCGTTCGGTGAGGTGGCGGATCATTTCAAATGAAGCAGAACCTGAGCCAATCAATGTAGCGGCACGGAACGTGATTGCAGGTACAGCAGTGGAGCCCAAGATGCGAGCAACGTTTTCCCGTGAACGCATGTGTGGGGATAATTTGTCGAGCTCTGTTCGAGGATGTAGGCCAGAAAGGTAGATAATTTGACGTACCCCGTTGCTGTGAGCAGCTTGGGCTACTTTGGATGCGATCTTTGATTCCAATTCCTCAAAGTTTTGAGTACCGCTCATGGAATGGACGAGATAGAAAACAGTATCTACGTCCTCAAAGAGCCGATTGACGTCTTCAGATATGCTTAAGTCTGCTTCAACGGCTTCTACTTGGTCATACCAAGGAAAGCGCTTCAAGCTTGAGAGACTGCGTGAAGTAGCACGCACATGAAAGCCAGCACTGAGTAATTCGACTACTAACCGAGCACCGACATAGCCTGATGCTCCCGTGACTACGACGCGTCGTTCGGCATGCTGGGCTTTCAGATTCAACGTTGGGGTGATGGTGGAGTTCATAATTGGACAGTGTACGTACTAAAACATGGCATGCTTCCCCCACTTGAGTACCCGAGTTGGACAAATGTGCGTAGTAGACCCGTACTATAAGGAGCCAACTGCCTTATGCGTTTTTAGTGAATTGAGGGTTTCTTCTTTTATGGCTGCTAAGACTGGGAACAAGCGTCTGGTCATCGTCGAGTCTGCGACGAAGGCCAAAAAGATCGCACCGTATCTTGGCGATGACTACATCGTCGAGGCATCGGTCGGTCATATCCGTGACCTGCCGCGGGGTGCTGCGGACGTTCCCGCTAAGTACAAAAAGGAGCCATGGGCGCGCTTAGGCGTGAACACCGACAAAGGCTTTGAGCCGTTGTACGTGGTCAGCCCAGATAAAAAGAAGAAGGTGGCCGATCTTAAAGCCAAGCTCAAGCTTGTCGACGAGCTCTTCCTAGCCACAGACCCCGACCGCGAGGGTGAAGCCATCGCTTGGCATCTGCTTGAAGTACTCAAGCCCAAGGTGCCGGTCAAGCGCATGGTGTTTAACGAGATTACTAAGCCTGCGATTCTTGCCGCTGCGCAAAACACCCGCGAGCTCGACGATAACCTCGTAGATGCCCAAGAAACACGCCGTATCCTCGACCGCCTCTACGGCTACGAGGTATCCCCAGTGCTGTGGAAGAAGGTCATGCCACGGCTGTCCGCCGGACGCGTGCAGTCCGTGGCCACCCGCGTGATCGTAGAGCGCGAGCGCGAGCGCATGGCGTTTATCTCCGCTGATTACTGGGATGTGGAGGCGGAATTCGATACCGGCAAGCCTGCACAAGATAGCAACCCAACCTCCTTTACCGGCCGTTTGACGGCTTTAGACGGCAAGCGCGTGGCTACCGGCCGTGACTTCAACGACCGTGGCGAGCTCAAAGGCGACGCGGTGGTCGTCGACAAGCAACGCGCTGAGGCCCTCGTCGAAGAGCTAACCGGCGTTGCAATGAGCGTGACCAAGGTAGAAGAAAAGCCTTATACACGCCGCCCCTACGCGCCCTTTATGACCTCAACCCTGCAACAAGAGGCCGGCCGCAAGCTGCACTACACCTCCGAACGCACCATGCGTATCGCGCAGCGCCTGTACGAAAACGGCCACATCACCTACATGCGTACCGACTCCACCACCTTGTCGGAACAAGGCCTCAAAGCCGCCCGTGAACAGGCAATTTCCCTGTACGGTGCCGACTACGTGGCAGACGCACCACGGCGCTACGACCGCAAAGTGAAAAACTCCCAAGAAGCCCACGAGGCGATCCGTCCCGCAGGTGAGCGATTTGCCACCCCAGGCGACCTCCACGGCCAACTCGACGCGGAGGAATTCAAACTCTACGAGCTGATCTGGCAGCGCACCGTGGCCTCCCAGATGGCGGACGCTAAGGGCACCTCCATGAAGGTGACCATCACCGGCAACAACGCCGAATTCTCCGCAACCGGCCGCACCATCACCTTCCCCGGTTTCTTGCGCGCCTACGTGGAAGTCAGCACGCTTGCCGACGGCCGCAACGTCGCCGACAACGCCGAGAGCCACCTGCCGCGCCTAGCTGAAGGCGACGGCGTAGAAACCAAGAACCTCGAAGCCGACGGACACTCCACCAACCCACCAGCGCGCTACACCGAAGCCAGCCTGGTCAAGAAGATGGAAGACCTCGGCATTGGTCGCCCATCAACGTATGCGTCGATCATCAAGACCATCCAAGACCGCGGCTACGTGTACTCCCGAGGCAACGCCCTGGTACCAAGCTGGGTAGCATTCGCCGTGATCGGACTGCTGGAAAAGAGCTTCGCAGCCCTCGTCGACTACGACTTCACCTCCTCCATGGAAGACGAACTCGACGAGATCGCAGCCGGCCACGAAAACGGTGCCCACTGGCTTACCGGCTTCTACTTCGGTGATGCTGAAGCCTCCGACGCCAAAGCAGAGTCAATTGCCCGCCACGGTGGACTCAAAGCCTTGGTCGGCGATAACCTCGAACAAATCGACGCCCGCCTCGTCAACTCGCTGCCACTGTTTAAAGACCAAGAAGGCCGCGACGTCAACGTACGTGTTGGCCGCTACGGTCCATACCTCGAACGACAGGTCGGCGTGAGCGAAGATGGCGAGCCAGAGTACCAGCGCGCTAACCTCTCGGATTCGACCACCCCAGACGAGCTCACCCTCGAACTGGCAGAAAAGCTCTTTGCCACCCCACAGTCCGGCCGTGAGCTGGGCCGTAACCCCAAGAACAACCGCATGATCGTGGCTAAGGAAGGCCGCTTTGGGCCCTACGTCACCGAGCTAGTCAATGACGACGAGCGCACAGAGGTAGAAGCCAAAGCCGAAGAGATCGTCGCCGCTGAACGTGAGGCAGAAGACCTCCAGCGTGCCGCCGAGGGCAAGCGCGCAAAGAACTGGGGCACCAAGACCGCAGCAGCGCAAAAAGAAAAGCGCATCGCTCAGATCATCGAGGAAACCCTCAAACCAGGTACCGCCTCGTTGTTCAAGACAATGGAGCCCTCTTCCGTCACCCTCGACGAAGCACTCCAGCTGCTGGCCCTACCACGCGAAGTTGGCGTTGACCCCAGCGACAACGAAGTGATCACCGCCCAGAATGGGCGCTACGGCCCATACCTGAAGAAGGGCAGC
This window encodes:
- a CDS encoding SDR family oxidoreductase → MNSTITPTLNLKAQHAERRVVVTGASGYVGARLVVELLSAGFHVRATSRSLSSLKRFPWYDQVEAVEADLSISEDVNRLFEDVDTVFYLVHSMSGTQNFEELESKIASKVAQAAHSNGVRQIIYLSGLHPRTELDKLSPHMRSRENVARILGSTAVPAITFRAATLIGSGSASFEMIRHLTERLPIMVAPQWINNKIEPISIRDTLYYLVKAADLPKPINEEFDIGGGHTYTFADLLRLYGKIRGLRRTIVSLPISLPFDTLSGLWIAAITPAPLSLAQPLAQSMQEDAICTNRSIRDYIPDPPSGLTDYPTSVRRALQQESMGVLSSWDSSWKNLSSTDHLPSDPEWTGRTVYSDVQEQSFRSEPAKVWRVIEGIGGHHGWYSTPLLWFVRGVIDKAIGGPGLGGRRDPNRLRVGDRVDFWRVEEVIPEKQLTLRAEMRASGQAWLQFTINGNKLRQRAVYFPKGLLGRVYWLALIPFHAVIFPTMLRNIIQAGDN
- the topA gene encoding type I DNA topoisomerase is translated as MAAKTGNKRLVIVESATKAKKIAPYLGDDYIVEASVGHIRDLPRGAADVPAKYKKEPWARLGVNTDKGFEPLYVVSPDKKKKVADLKAKLKLVDELFLATDPDREGEAIAWHLLEVLKPKVPVKRMVFNEITKPAILAAAQNTRELDDNLVDAQETRRILDRLYGYEVSPVLWKKVMPRLSAGRVQSVATRVIVERERERMAFISADYWDVEAEFDTGKPAQDSNPTSFTGRLTALDGKRVATGRDFNDRGELKGDAVVVDKQRAEALVEELTGVAMSVTKVEEKPYTRRPYAPFMTSTLQQEAGRKLHYTSERTMRIAQRLYENGHITYMRTDSTTLSEQGLKAAREQAISLYGADYVADAPRRYDRKVKNSQEAHEAIRPAGERFATPGDLHGQLDAEEFKLYELIWQRTVASQMADAKGTSMKVTITGNNAEFSATGRTITFPGFLRAYVEVSTLADGRNVADNAESHLPRLAEGDGVETKNLEADGHSTNPPARYTEASLVKKMEDLGIGRPSTYASIIKTIQDRGYVYSRGNALVPSWVAFAVIGLLEKSFAALVDYDFTSSMEDELDEIAAGHENGAHWLTGFYFGDAEASDAKAESIARHGGLKALVGDNLEQIDARLVNSLPLFKDQEGRDVNVRVGRYGPYLERQVGVSEDGEPEYQRANLSDSTTPDELTLELAEKLFATPQSGRELGRNPKNNRMIVAKEGRFGPYVTELVNDDERTEVEAKAEEIVAAEREAEDLQRAAEGKRAKNWGTKTAAAQKEKRIAQIIEETLKPGTASLFKTMEPSSVTLDEALQLLALPREVGVDPSDNEVITAQNGRYGPYLKKGSDSRTLASEDQIFSITLDEARRIYAEPKRRGRGATSQSVIKQLGDNDVSGKPMSVRDGRFGPYVTDGTTNASLRRGDDPTQLTEARANELLSERRAKEAADGGSSKKATKKASKKTTKRVAKAGARKKK